CCTGTGGCCGAACGGCATCGACTGGGCGAACCTCTCGGCGGCGTGGAACGACATCCACATCGACCAGTACTTCTTCAACACGATCGTCATCGCGGCGGGCGCCTGGGTGTCGCAGCTGTTCATCGCCACGACCGCGGGCTACGCCCTGTCGGTGCTGCGACCCCGATACGCGCCCATTCTCAACGGACTGGTGCTCGCCACGCTCTTCATCCCCGGCGTCGTGCTGCTCGTGCCTCTCTATCTCACGATCGTGCACCCGCCGCTCGTCGGCGGCTCGCTCCTCAACAACTACCTCGCCGTCTGGCTGCCGATGGCGGCGAACGCGTTCAACATCCTGATCGTCAAGCGCTTCTTCGACAATCTGCCGCGCGAGGTCTTCGAGGCCGCGAAGACCGATGGGGCCGGACCCTTCCACCTCTTCTGGTCGGTCGTGCTCCCGATGTCGAAGCCGATCCTCGGCGTCGTGTCGGTCTTCGCGATCATCGCGGCCTGGAAGGACTACCTCTGGCCCATGCTCGTGCTGCCCGATCCCGCGGTTCAGCCGCTGTCCGTCCGGCTTCCGGCGGTGCAGAGTCAGACGGAGCTCGACGTCTTCCTCGCCGCGCTCGCCATCGCGACGCTCATCCCGATCGCGATGTTCCTGATCTTCCAGTCGGTGTTCCTGCGCTCGGCGGGGCTCGGGGGAGCGGTCAAGGGCTGACGGATGCCGCTGCCGGCGCAGCTGCTAGAGACCGGCGACGTCGTGGTTCTTGGGCACCGTTATGTCGAGGCCGGCGGGCACCACGCGAGCGCGCACGCTCACCGCCTCGCCGAACTCGTCGCCGTCGAGCTGCACGAACTGCGGCTCGGTCGCGCCGACCTCTAGCTCGGCGCCTCGGGCGTAGCGCACCGCGTTGTCCCGGGTGCGCAGCGCCAGCACTCGCCGGCCGGCGCGGAACTTCCGCAGGAAGCTGTTGTCCCACGCGACGCGGCGCCAGACGAAGATCCACCCGAGCGGCCCCTTCGGCTGGAAGACGACGATGTCCATCGAGCCGTCCGTGACGGATGCCTCGGGAATGAGCTCGAGCCCCGCCGGAAGTGAGCCGCAATTGGCGAACAGCACG
This genomic interval from Microbacterium sp. 4R-513 contains the following:
- a CDS encoding carbohydrate ABC transporter permease, coding for MSSILKWPDAPRFLSLSKGRGVVPRRRPRRSGIDDESVRTVVSDSERRRPGTRWGMRLVHVFLFVSLVVAGLGPILWLAKSAVTPTQDTLTQPFALWPNGIDWANLSAAWNDIHIDQYFFNTIVIAAGAWVSQLFIATTAGYALSVLRPRYAPILNGLVLATLFIPGVVLLVPLYLTIVHPPLVGGSLLNNYLAVWLPMAANAFNILIVKRFFDNLPREVFEAAKTDGAGPFHLFWSVVLPMSKPILGVVSVFAIIAAWKDYLWPMLVLPDPAVQPLSVRLPAVQSQTELDVFLAALAIATLIPIAMFLIFQSVFLRSAGLGGAVKG